The genome window GGTGTTGCGATACGCGCGTGGCGACACGCCGAGGGACTCGCGGAAGTGCTGCCGCATCGCGGTCCCCGTTCCGAACCCGGTCCTGGCCGCGACGCGGTCGACCGGCTCGTCGGTGCGCTCCAGCAGCCGGCGTGCGTACTGCAACCGCTGCTGGGTGAGCCACTGCATCGGGGTGACGCCGGTCTCCTGCCGGAACTTCCGGGTCAGCGTGCGCACGCTCATCGCCGCCCGGCAGGCCAGGTCCTCCAGGGTGAGCGGTTCGTCCAGGTGCCGCAGCGCGTAGGCCCGAGCCGCGGCGGTCGAGGTGTCCCCCGGCTCAGGGACGGGCCGCTCGATGTACTGCGCCTGTCCGCCGTCGCGATGCGGCGGTACCACCGTGCGCCGGGCGACGGCGTTGGCGATGTCGGCGCCGTGGTCGCCACGGATCATGTGCAGACACAGGTCGATTCCGGCGGCCACGCCGGCGGAGGTCAGTACGCCGCGGTCATCCGTGTAGAGCACGTGGGGATCGACGTCGATCTCCGGGTACAGCGCGGCCAGTTCGGCGCACGACTTCCAGTGCGTCGTCGCCCGCCGTCCCGCCAGCAGCCCCGCCGCCGCCAGCACGAACGACCCGGTGCAGATGGACGCCAGCCGGGCCGTCGCGGGTATGTGCTCCAGAGCCCCGCGCACGTCGTCGCTCAACCGCCCGCGGAGCTGGGGCTCGTAGTCCTCCACAGCGGCCGGCACGATCACAGTGCCGGCGTCCTCAAGCGCCTCGGGCCCGCAGGGCACGTTGACGGTGAAGTCGGCATCCGTTGGGATCTCGCCGGGCGACGGGGCGCAGGTCACAACGGAGTACAGCGGCCGTCCCCGGTCGTCCTCGGCCGTCCCGAACAGACGGTGCACGATGCCCAGTTCCATCGGCAACAAGCCCGGGCGCACCAGTACCACCACCCGGTGCGCCGCCCCACCTGTGACAGTCATGGCCGGATTCTTTCACTACCGGTCCATCTGGCCAGTGGTTTCGGTGCGCGGGCCCCACCAAGCATGGACCGCATGCGAGACACGAGCGGCAATCCCCGAAACCCCTCGGCCCACCGTGCCTGGTGGGTCGCCACCGTCACCGGAGCAGCCATCGTCGTGGCCGGCGCGTTCTCCACCATGCCCGGCATCCTGCAGGAGCCCCTGCACGACGAGTTCGCCTGGTCGCGCGGATCCATCGGCCTCGCCGCCTCGGTCAACATGGTCCTCTACGGACTCACGGCCCCCTATGCGGCGGCCCTGATGGACCGTTTCGGCGTGCGCCGGGTCGTCGTCGCCGCGCTCGCCGCCGTCGCCGCGGGCGCCCTGCTCACCACCGCGATGAAGGCCGCGTGGCAGTTCACGCTCTGCTGGGGGTTCCTCGTCGGCCTGGGCACCGGTTCGCTGTCGATGACGCTCGGCACCACCGTGACGAACCGCTGGTTCGCCCGTCACCGGGGCTTGGTCACCGGAGTCCTCTCCTCGGGCAGCGTCCTCGGGCAGATGGTCTTCCTGCCCGCTCTGTCATGGACCATCGACCACCACGGCCGGCGCCCCGCCCTCGTCACCCTCGCCCTGGCTGCCCTCGCCGTCACTCCCCTGGTGTACCTGGTGGTGCGCGACCACCCCGCCGACCTCGGCCAACGCCCCTACGGCAGCGGGAGGTCCGTGCAGCGTCCGACCCCGGCGCCCGGTGCCGCGCGCCGCACCCTGACGGCTCTGCGCAGCGCCTCGCGGAGCATCCCCTTCTGGTTGCTCGCGGCGGCGTTCGCCATCTGCGGGGCGTCCACCAACGGCATCATGTGGACCCACTTCGCGCCGGCCGCCCACGACCACGGGATGCCGGTCACCACCGCCTCGACGCTCCTGGCGTTCATCGGCGTCTTCAACGTGATGGGCACCGTCGTCTCCGGCTGGCTCACCGACCGCAGCGACGCGCGCCGACTCCTCGCCACCTGCTTCTTCCTGCGCGGCCTGCTCCTGGTGAGCCTGCCGCTGATCATGACGGCCACGGTCGACCCGCCGATGATGGCCTTCGTCGTCCTCTTCGGCCTGCTCGATCTGGCGACGGTCCCCCCGGTCATCGCCCTGTGCCGCGCCTTCTACGGCGACGACAGTGCCATCGTCTTCGGCTGGGTCAACGCCGCCCACCAGGTCGGCGCGGCGTCGGCCTCCTTCCTCGGCGGGGCGGCCCGCGACGCGTTCGGCAGTTACGACCCCGTCTGGCTGAGCCTGGGCGCCGCCTGCGCGGCCGCCGCGCTGCTGTCCCTGGTCATCCGCGCGAGCACGCCGGAACGCCCCGGTCTGCCGCAGGAACAGGCCGGTGCCGGCGCCGTCACCGACCCATGAGTGGACCGAACGCCCCCGTTCGCCGTCGTGGCAGCGCACTGACAGCAGAAGCCGGCGTGTCGTCGCCGGGTCAGGCGAAGCGGGCGATGGCGGTCAAGATGGGTCGCAGCTTCCGTACGGCGGGCAGCCGTCGCAGCACAGGCGCCACGAGGCCGTAGTAGCCGCCGCGGCCACGCCGCAAGGGCAGTTCCCGCACGTCGGCGACGCCCGGGTGGACGGTGTGCCTACGAGCGGGCGAAGGCGGGGTGCCCTAGCCGGCGTTCTCCCTCTGGCGCCGGAAGGGCGTGGACCGGCTCGCGACGGTGGTGCCGCGGGCCGCGGCGCGGGCCGGGCCGTCGGGGACCGTGAAGGCGAAGACCGCGGTCACCGCCGCGATCGCGGCCAGGGCCAGGTAGGCGTGCTGGTAGGCCGTGACGGGCGGGTCCGCCGCGGCCGCCGAGGGGGTGCTCATGACCAGGGCCATGGTCACCACCGCCGGTGCGAGGGCGCCCCCGGTCTGGCGGACGACGGTGTTCAGCGTGGACGCCTGGGCCAGGTCCGGTCGCGCGACGGTCGCCAGTGAGGCCACCGTGGTCGGCATGAAGACGCCGCCCATGGCGAGGCCGAGCAGGAACATGTAGCCGCGGAAGGTCCACAGGCCGGTGTGCTCGTCGCAGGTGGCGAAGAGCAGCAGGACCGCGCTGACACCGGCCAGGCCGCAGCCGACGATGACCCGGGGGCCGGTCCTCGCGTAGAGGACCCCGACGACCTGAACGGTCAGCAGGACGCCGAAGGCCTCGGGGAAGGTGCTGGTGCCGGACTCCAGGGCGGTGCGGCCCTGTCCCTGTTGGAGAAACAGCGGGCCCAGGTACATGGCGCCCAGGATCGGCACCAGACCGACCAGATTGATGAGGTTGGTGTCCCTGAAGAGCCGGTCCCCGAAGAGGCGGAGCTTCAACAGGGGCTCGGCGGTACGAAGTTCGAAGGCGATGGTGGCGGCGAGCAGGACCGCGCCGAGTATCAGGGCGGTGACCACACCGGCCGAGGACCAGCCGCGGTTGGGGCCTTCGCTGACACCGAACATGACGGCGCCCAGGGCCGCCGCGCTCAGCAACAGTCCGAGCAGGTCGAAGCGGCCGGGCCGGGGGCCGCGGTGCCCCGACAGGAACAGCACCCCGAACAGTACGGCCGGCAGGCCCACCGGCAGGTTGACGTAGAAGACCCAGCGCCAGGACAGGTGGTCCACCAGCAGGCCGCCGAGTACGGGGGCGGCAGCCGGGGCGATCTGCTGGGGGATGATCATGTATCGGGAGATCCGCACCTGCTCCGAGGAGTTGAAGGTGGAGAAGAGCAAGGAGGCCGAGGCGGGGAAGAGGACTCCGGCGGACAGTCCCTGGAGCGCGCGGAAGGCGACCAGTTGGCCGAGGCCGGCGGCCGCGCCGCACAGCAGTGAGGAGCCGAGGAAGCCGGACAGTGCGGTGAGCAGGACGCGTTTGGCGCCGAACCGTTCGACCAGCCAGGCCGAGGCCGGGATGGCCATGGCCAGGCAGACCGGATAGGCCACGACCACTCCGTCCAGGGCGGCGGTGGTCAGCCGGAACTGCCGGGCGATCGACGGGAGCGCCACCGTGGTGATGGCTCCGTCGACGATCGCGATGAACGTCACGCAGACGCACATGACGGGGACGACCAGGCGCTGGTTGGGACGGAGGGAGGGGTGGGGCAGGACGGGGCGACGGCGGAGCGGAAGCACATACTGAGCATACTCACTATGTGGGTGCTCATAGAATCGATTATCGCGACGGAACGGGGAAACGACATGGCAGTACAGGGCAGCAGCGACATCCTGGTCGACGAGCTCTACGAGACGACGCACCAACTGCGCCGCTTCGTGGAGTCCCGGCTGCGGGCGGGCGGCGCCTCGGTCGCCCGGCTCCGCGCACTGCGGATGCTCGCGCGGGCGCAGCAGCCTCTGCGGATGCGCGACCTGAGCGAGATGACGGGGGTCGCGGCACGGACCACGACCAGCATCGTCGACAGTCTGGAGCGCGACGGGCTGGTGGAGCGGGTGCGCCATCCGGAGGACCGCCGGGCCTTCCTGCTCCGCCTCACCGACAAGGGCCGGCGGTGTCACCGCGAAGCGGAGGAGGTGGACCGCCTCGCGCTGGCCGAAGCCACGGCCGACCTGAGCGCGGAGGACCGCGCCGAACTGCGGGCCCTGCTCGCACGGATCCGCGAGGCCACGGCCTGACAGCAGTTCGGCGGTCCCTGCCGCGCGGTGACACGGACCCCGGCGTCAGTGCGCGGGATCGTGGTCGTGCGGCTCGTACCCGGGGATCGTTCCGTCCGCCTTCTTCACCAGGAACAGCCCCACCATCCCCATGTCGGAGTGGCTCTGCACATGGCAGTGGTACATCCACGCGCCCGCTCCCACGCCCTCCCCCGCGACGACCTGGAAGCCGAAGGAGTCGGCCGGACCGACGATCTTGTTGTCGACGACCTGGCTCGGGTCGTCCGGCCCGGTGAGCAAGCCCGTGCGGTTGTCCGCCCAGCGATGACCGTGCAGGTGGAAGGTGTGGTAGTACTCGCCGTGCGTGATCATGACGAACTCCACCCGGTCGCCCACGGTGGCCTCGAAGTCGGGCCCGGAGTGCGGCTGCCGGTTGTTGATCGTCATGTCGTTGAAGACGATGGTGTACGTCCGGTCCGGCAGCACGTCTCCCCTGCGCCGGACGATCACCGGTCCGTAGAGGCCCTTGCGGATGCCGCCGGTGCCGTGTTCGGTGCCGACGACATGGTCGTGGTAGTGCCAATAGCCCGCGCTGCCCGACCGCCAGGTGCCGTCCTTGCGGCGGCCTGGTGCATGGGTGCGCCAGGTGTAGGTGCGGGTGCCGCCCGGTTCGACGTCGCTCCTGCTCAGCTTCGTTCCGTCGCTGGAGAACTCGTAGTTGAGGCCGTGGACGTGCAGACTGGCCGGTACGTCCATGGTGTTCTCGAACTCGATGTGCAGTGTGTCGCCCTCGTTGAGCTCGATCAGCGGGCCGGGAATCGTCGCCTTGCCCTTCTCCAAGCCATAGCCCATCTGCCCGTCGGCGAGCTTCTCGGCGTAGAGCTTGATGTGTTTCACCTCGCCCCCGGCCGGAGCCGTCCGGGCCGGGACGTCCGCCGCGGCGGACTGCGGCAGCAGGGACAACGATGTCGCGACGGCCGCGCCGCCCAGCAGCGCCCGCCGGTTGAAGCCGCGTCTGTCCATGCCGAACTCCCCACGTTGGTATGGAATGTGCGAAGACGTAGCTGTGATGAACCTGTGCGACGGTACCGGGCACGGCCCCGTTTATCCACAGTCAGGACAAAGTTCGATGCATCGCGGTCATACCTATTGGCGAACCACGCAAAGACGTCTAGCTTCCTTGGCGCTGTTGCTGCGACCGAGGAGGGATGGGTGACCACGTGCGCTTCACATCGCATCAAAGGCCCGGACTCTTACGCGGGTTGAGCACGAAGAGGACCACGAGCCGCCTCTGGGCGGGCTCCCTGACGGCCGGCGTCCTCGCCGCCGGCCTGCTGACGGCCCCCGCCGCCGACGCGCGTCCGGCCCCGGAGCCACACCTGACAACGATGTCGATCAAGTCGCCGCCGGGCGGCGCCAACGTGAGGGTGCTGCTCTTCCACGGATCCGCCGCGGCCGGGGACGAGTCCCCGGTCGTGAACGCCGGGATCGAGGCCATCGAACAGATCGGGCTGTCCGGCCCGGCGAACCAACGCTTCAAGGTCGAGGCCACGGACGACGCCGCGGTGTTCACCCAGGCGACCAGGCTGGGCCGTTACAACGCGATCGTGTTCCTGACCGGCGGCGGTGACGTCCTCGACCCCGAGCAGGAGGCCGGTCTCGAGGCGTACATGGAGGCCGGGGGCGGCTTCGTCGGCATCCACGACGCGGCCCGCGCGGAGCCGTACTCGGACTGGTTCACCGGTCTCATAGGTGCCCGCCCGGCCGCCGCCGGCCCGGCGAACGTCCAGCGGGCGACCGTCGAGGTCGGTGACCGGCGGCATCCGGCCGGCAAGGACCTGCCGCCCGAGTGGAAGCGGCCCGACCAGTGGCCGAACTGGGTGAAGAGCCCGTCCGGCGAGGTGCACACCGTGGCACGGGTGCGGGAGTCGACCTACCAGCCGGGGGCGAGCCGCAACGGCTGGGACCATCCGATCAGCTGGTGCCGGGACTACGACGGCGGACGCTCGTTCTACACCGGCATGGGCGGCACGGTGTCGTCCTACGACGAGACCGACTTCCGCACCCATCTGCGCGGCGCGCTGCTGTGGACGACCCGCCTGGTACAGGCCGACTGCAAGGCGACCATCACCGCGAACTACAAGGCGGAGCGCCTCACCCAGCCCAACCAGCCCGGGCAGAACGACCAGATCGGCGAGCCGCACGGCCTGGTCACCGCACCCGACGGCCGTGTGTTCTACATCGGCCGGGGAGGTGCCGACGCCTCCCGGCCCGTGATCACCGACTGGAACAACCCCGACGTCGGCAAGGGAAAGGGGCAGGTCCACATCTACGACCCGAAGACCGGAAAGGTCACGCTCGCGGGTGAGTTGACGGTCTTCGGCAACAAGGGCGGCGGCGACGAGCTGACCAAGGTCGAGGAGGGCCTGCTCGGCATCGAGCTCGACCCGAAGTTCGAGCAGAACGGCTGGGTGTATCTGCACTACACACCCCACTCGCGGATCAACCGCGACACGCACATGGCCGAGCGGCGCGTCTCCCGCTTCACACTGGATCCCGCCACCGACAAACTCGACCTGGGCAGCGAGAAGGTGCTGCTCAAGTGGCCGGTACAGATCCACAGTTGCTGCCACGCGGGCGGCGGGATGGCCTGGGACTCCAAGGGCAACCTGTACATCGCCACGGGAGACAACAACTCCAGCGGATTCAGCGGCGGTTACTCGGGCAACAACCCCCAGCCCGCCTACAAGGGAGTCTCCTTCGCGGACGCACGCCGTACCGCCGGCAACACCAACAACCTCAACGGCAAGATCCTGCGCATCCACCCGGAGTCCGACGGGACGTACACGATTCCCGAGGGGAACCTCTTCACCGGCGAGGAGACCGACGAGGGCGGCGGCAAGACGCGCGGCGAGATCTATGTGATGGGCGTGCGGAACCCGGCGCGCATCTTTGTCGACAAGTCGACCGACATCCTCTACGCGGGCTGGGTCGGTCCGGACGCCGGCCAGCCGTCGCCGACCTGGGGGCCGGCCAAGTACGACACGTTCGCGGTGATCACCAAGGCGGGCAACCGGGGCTGGCCGTACTGCATGGGCGACAAACAGCCCTACCGGGACCGCAACCTGCCCGATCCTTCGCAGCCGCTGGGCTGGTACGACTGCGACCACCCGAAGAACGAGTCCCCGAACAACGACGGCCTGGTCAATCTGCCACCCGTCACCGGCAACAACATCTGGTACTCACCGCAGGGCGGTGCACCGGACTACCCGCGCGACGCGAACGGCGTCCCCTCCTACAAGCAGGAGGAGGCCACCTACCGGCTGCCCTGGCTCAAGGGCGGTGGCCAGGCGGCGATGAACGGACCGGTGTACCGGTACGACGCGACGAACGCGAGCGAGAAGAAGTGGCCCGCGTACTGGGACGGCAAGTGGTTCGTCGGTGACTTCTACGACGCCGACCAGCCCCGCAACGCGGTGCTCATGGATCCGAGGACACAGGGGGACGGCGGTCTGCCCGTGCACTCGGAGTCGCTGAAGAAGATCGTGCCGACCGGCAACGACGGCATCAAGAACCTCATGGACTGGAAGTTCGGTCCGGACGGCGCGCTGTACGTCCTCGACTACGGCCGCGGCTTCTTCACCTCGGACTCCAAGTCGGCACTGTGGCGGATCACCTACACCGGCGGCGGACCGACGCCTGCCGCCGACCAGTTGGCGAGGAGGACCGAGTGACACGGCAGTCGAGACTCTGGGCCGCGCTGCTGGCCGCACTGCTCACGATGCTCGGCCTGCAGACGACGTCCGCAGCCGGGCAGACGGCCGGACGGTCCGAGGCCCGGGCCGCCGAGCAGGTGCTGACCTGGACGGCCGGCGACGACATCACGAAGTACGCCTCGGCGCCCACGACGGCGCAGGCAGGACCGGCGACGATCGTCTTCGAGAACAGTGCGGCGACCGGGAACACCACCGGCATGCCGCACACGCTGACGTTCGTGACCAACGACCCCGAGTACAACAGCGACGTCCAGCTCAACATCCTGGCCAACCCGAACGACGACATGGGCGGCCGCCACACGGCGCAGGTCACGCTCACACCCGGCCGGTACTTCTACCACTGCACGATCCCCGGCCACGGACAGATGCAGGGTGTCCTGGTGGTCACCGAGGGCGGAGGCGCGGACACGACACCGCCCGAGACCTCCGCGCAGGTGACCGGCACGCGCAACGCTCAGGGCGAGTACGTCGGCTCGGCGACAGTCGCGATCGGCGCCACCGACGAGGGCAGCGGCGTCGACCGGATCGAGTACGCGATCGGGGACGCGGGCGCCTGGCAGCCGTACACCGCTCCGGTCGTCGTCGACCAGGTCGGCGGCCACAAGGTCCGCCACCGTGCCCTGGACAAGGCGGGCAACATCTCGGCGGAGAAGAGCGTCGAATTCTCCGTCGTCGCGCCGCCTTCCGACGACACGGCGCCTCCGGAGACCTCGGCCACGGTCAGCGGCGAGCGGAACGCCGACGGGGCGTACATCGACATGGCCACCGTCACCGTCACCGCCTCGGACACCGGCTCCGGGGTCGACGCGATCGAGTACGCCGTCGCCTCGGGCGCCTGGCAGCCGTACACCGGTCCCGTGATGGTGCACCAGCTCGGCACCCACACCGTGCGCTACCGCGCCACCGACAAGGCGGGCAACGTCTCCGCCGAGAAGAGCGTGGAGTTCACGGTCGTCGCGGCGCCGCCGCAGGACACCACCCCTCCGGTGACCGGCGTGACCGTCGAGGGCACGAAGAACTCCGACGGAGCCTATGTCGGCAGCGCCAAGGTGACGGTGAGCGCGACGGACGCGGGCGGCTCGGGCGTGGCGAGCGTGGAGTACTCGCTCGACGGCGGGCCCTACCTCGCGTACACCGCGCCCGTGGTGGTCGACCGCGTGGGCGCGCACACCATCGCCTACCGGGCGAGCGACAAGGCGGGCAACACCTCCGAACCGCGGACGGTGAGCCTCACCGTCGTGGCCGGAGGCGGGGTTCCCGCACCCGACTGCCCCGAGTACGACGACCGGTTGACGGTGATCGTCGGCACGGTCGACTCGGGCGTGCCGAACCGGGTCACGAACAACCGGTGCCGGATCAACGAGCTGATCGAGGACGAGAAGGAGTGGACGTCCCACACGCTGTTCCTGAAGCACGTGAGGACCGTCCTGGACGGGCTCCTCGACGAAGGCGTCATCGACAAGCGCGAGTACAACGCGATCCAGCGGGCCGCCCGTCAGTCCGGCATCGGCACGCCGGGGCAGACGGAGGGCTACCGCAAGATCTTCGACGGCACCGCGGAGTCCTTCGCCAAGTGGGAGCAGGTGGGCGGCGGTTCGTTCGCCCTCAACGCCGACGGGTCGATCACCAGCGGCACCGGCGAATCGGGCCTCGGCATGCTCTGGTTCCCGCAGCGCAAGTACGGCGACTTCTCGCTGAAGCTCCAGTGGCGTGACGACGCTCCCGGCACTGGGAACGCCAACTCCGGGGTGTTCGTCCGCTTCCCGTGGGTGCACGACCACCCGGAGGAGCCACGGCCCGAGTGGGTCGCCATCAAGTACGGGCACGAGGTGCAGGTGCTCGACTCGCCCACCGGCGACATGTACAAGACGGGCTCGATCTACGGCTTCGACCGGGTGGGGCTCGCCGGGGCCGGCGTCACGCAGAAGGGCACCTGGAACGACTACGAGATCCGCGTGGTCGACCAGCACTATTCGGTCTACCGCAACGGGGTGCTGATCAACGAGTTCGACAACACCGGCGGCCAGGCCTTCTACCCGCCGCGCTCGGACGATCCGGGCACGGACGGGCGGCGGTTCGCCTCCGGCTACATCGGACTGCAGGTGCACAGCACGACGGATGTGATCTCCTACCGGGACATCCGCGTCAAGGAGCTGTAGGCGGCTCCCCGCACACCCGGTTCGGCTGTACCCGCCCGGGGCCTCACGGCATCACCGGATGCACGGGCGGGTACGGCAGGCGTGCGTGCGGCCGCATGCGCTTCAGCCGGCGGACGACGACGGGAACTGCACGGCGAGCAGGGCCCTGTCGTCGGGCATCTCCGTGTCGGGCTGCTGGTGGAGCATCAGGGAACAGATGCCCTCGGCGTCGAGACCCGCGGTCGAGCGGGCTGTCTGAAGGAGCTGAGCCAGGCCGACGTCCAGGCTCTGGCCGCGCCGCTCGATGAGACCGTCGGTGTAGAACACGAGGGTGGTGCCTGTCGGGACGGTTGTCTCCGCCTGCGGGTAGTCGGTGAACGGGACAGGGCCGAGCGGTGGGGCGAGCGCGCCCTCGAGGTACCGGCTCGATCCGTCGGCGTGGATGAGCAGGGGCGGAGGGTGGCCGGCCCGGGAGTAACGCAGGGTGCGGGTGCGGCGGTCGTAGGCGGCGTAGCAGGCCGTGGCCATCAGGCCGTGGTGGTAGGTGCCCAGGAAGTCGTTGAGCTCCGCCAGGACCGCGGGCGGACGGGTGCCGCTGCGCCGGGCGATGCTGCGCAGCACGGTGGTGGTCTGGGCCATGGCGGTGGCCTCGGCGATGCCGTGGCCTGCGATGTCGCCGATGGTGAGGCCCACGGTTTCGCCGTCGAGGATGTGGACGTCGTACCAGTCGCCGCCGACGTCGACGAGCTGGGTGCCGGGGGCGTATCCGCCGGCGATGTCCAGGCCCTCGACGGATGGCAGGTTGGGCAGCAGGCTGCGCTGGAGGCGTTCGGCGAGCCGGTGTTCGTGCTCGAAGAGTCCCGCCCTGCGCACCGCCTGGGCGATCTGCTGGCCGATGGCGACGGTGTGCTCGGCGTCCTGCTCGGCGCCCGGAGCGTAGTGGATGACCAGGGTGCCGAGGGTGACACCCTCGGTCTCAAGCGGCAGACGCTGCTCGGCCTCGTACGCGGGCGCGGAGACCGGTGCCGTGTGCAGCCGGTCGAGATCCACCCAGGGGGCCGTGGTCACGGGCAGTGTGTCGGCCGGGCCGAGGGACGGCACGATGCGCCGCGGGTGCAGCTCGAGCGTCACGTCCGCGGCGTCGAGGGCCTGGGGTGCGCACTTGTACACGGCGTCGCAGACGTCCGTGAGGGTGGCGGCGGCCGCCAAGGCCGCCGTGAGCCGGTACAGGCGCTGCATCCGCGCGCGGGCCCGTTGCTCGGCGCGCAGCAGCTGGTCCCGCTGCTGGGCGATGGCGTGCCGGTAGGCCATCTGCTGGTTCAGCAGGCTGACGCGCTGGCTGAGCGCCACGAAGCGGTCGCTGACGTCGAGCCGGGACAGGTGCAGTTGGACGGCCGGCTCGGGACCTTTCCACCAGGTGGCCCGGCCTCCGTGGCAACGCAGGCGCACCGGGACCCCGGCACTGTCGCGCACGGTCATGACGCCCGGCAGCGGGGATCCGCTGCGCGCCCACTGTGCCATCCGCCGGAACAGGTCGGCGGGGTCCAGCACCAGGTCCGCGAGTTCCGCTTCGGGACGGAGCGTGTCCACCGTACGGGTCGT of Streptomyces cynarae contains these proteins:
- a CDS encoding GlxA family transcriptional regulator, with the translated sequence MTVTGGAAHRVVVLVRPGLLPMELGIVHRLFGTAEDDRGRPLYSVVTCAPSPGEIPTDADFTVNVPCGPEALEDAGTVIVPAAVEDYEPQLRGRLSDDVRGALEHIPATARLASICTGSFVLAAAGLLAGRRATTHWKSCAELAALYPEIDVDPHVLYTDDRGVLTSAGVAAGIDLCLHMIRGDHGADIANAVARRTVVPPHRDGGQAQYIERPVPEPGDTSTAAARAYALRHLDEPLTLEDLACRAAMSVRTLTRKFRQETGVTPMQWLTQQRLQYARRLLERTDEPVDRVAARTGFGTGTAMRQHFRESLGVSPRAYRNTFRGVE
- a CDS encoding MFS transporter — translated: MDRMRDTSGNPRNPSAHRAWWVATVTGAAIVVAGAFSTMPGILQEPLHDEFAWSRGSIGLAASVNMVLYGLTAPYAAALMDRFGVRRVVVAALAAVAAGALLTTAMKAAWQFTLCWGFLVGLGTGSLSMTLGTTVTNRWFARHRGLVTGVLSSGSVLGQMVFLPALSWTIDHHGRRPALVTLALAALAVTPLVYLVVRDHPADLGQRPYGSGRSVQRPTPAPGAARRTLTALRSASRSIPFWLLAAAFAICGASTNGIMWTHFAPAAHDHGMPVTTASTLLAFIGVFNVMGTVVSGWLTDRSDARRLLATCFFLRGLLLVSLPLIMTATVDPPMMAFVVLFGLLDLATVPPVIALCRAFYGDDSAIVFGWVNAAHQVGAASASFLGGAARDAFGSYDPVWLSLGAACAAAALLSLVIRASTPERPGLPQEQAGAGAVTDP
- a CDS encoding DHA2 family efflux MFS transporter permease subunit — protein: MCVCVTFIAIVDGAITTVALPSIARQFRLTTAALDGVVVAYPVCLAMAIPASAWLVERFGAKRVLLTALSGFLGSSLLCGAAAGLGQLVAFRALQGLSAGVLFPASASLLFSTFNSSEQVRISRYMIIPQQIAPAAAPVLGGLLVDHLSWRWVFYVNLPVGLPAVLFGVLFLSGHRGPRPGRFDLLGLLLSAAALGAVMFGVSEGPNRGWSSAGVVTALILGAVLLAATIAFELRTAEPLLKLRLFGDRLFRDTNLINLVGLVPILGAMYLGPLFLQQGQGRTALESGTSTFPEAFGVLLTVQVVGVLYARTGPRVIVGCGLAGVSAVLLLFATCDEHTGLWTFRGYMFLLGLAMGGVFMPTTVASLATVARPDLAQASTLNTVVRQTGGALAPAVVTMALVMSTPSAAAADPPVTAYQHAYLALAAIAAVTAVFAFTVPDGPARAAARGTTVASRSTPFRRQRENAG
- a CDS encoding MarR family winged helix-turn-helix transcriptional regulator; its protein translation is MAVQGSSDILVDELYETTHQLRRFVESRLRAGGASVARLRALRMLARAQQPLRMRDLSEMTGVAARTTTSIVDSLERDGLVERVRHPEDRRAFLLRLTDKGRRCHREAEEVDRLALAEATADLSAEDRAELRALLARIREATA
- a CDS encoding multicopper oxidase domain-containing protein; translation: MDRRGFNRRALLGGAAVATSLSLLPQSAAADVPARTAPAGGEVKHIKLYAEKLADGQMGYGLEKGKATIPGPLIELNEGDTLHIEFENTMDVPASLHVHGLNYEFSSDGTKLSRSDVEPGGTRTYTWRTHAPGRRKDGTWRSGSAGYWHYHDHVVGTEHGTGGIRKGLYGPVIVRRRGDVLPDRTYTIVFNDMTINNRQPHSGPDFEATVGDRVEFVMITHGEYYHTFHLHGHRWADNRTGLLTGPDDPSQVVDNKIVGPADSFGFQVVAGEGVGAGAWMYHCHVQSHSDMGMVGLFLVKKADGTIPGYEPHDHDPAH
- a CDS encoding ThuA domain-containing protein; this encodes MGDHVRFTSHQRPGLLRGLSTKRTTSRLWAGSLTAGVLAAGLLTAPAADARPAPEPHLTTMSIKSPPGGANVRVLLFHGSAAAGDESPVVNAGIEAIEQIGLSGPANQRFKVEATDDAAVFTQATRLGRYNAIVFLTGGGDVLDPEQEAGLEAYMEAGGGFVGIHDAARAEPYSDWFTGLIGARPAAAGPANVQRATVEVGDRRHPAGKDLPPEWKRPDQWPNWVKSPSGEVHTVARVRESTYQPGASRNGWDHPISWCRDYDGGRSFYTGMGGTVSSYDETDFRTHLRGALLWTTRLVQADCKATITANYKAERLTQPNQPGQNDQIGEPHGLVTAPDGRVFYIGRGGADASRPVITDWNNPDVGKGKGQVHIYDPKTGKVTLAGELTVFGNKGGGDELTKVEEGLLGIELDPKFEQNGWVYLHYTPHSRINRDTHMAERRVSRFTLDPATDKLDLGSEKVLLKWPVQIHSCCHAGGGMAWDSKGNLYIATGDNNSSGFSGGYSGNNPQPAYKGVSFADARRTAGNTNNLNGKILRIHPESDGTYTIPEGNLFTGEETDEGGGKTRGEIYVMGVRNPARIFVDKSTDILYAGWVGPDAGQPSPTWGPAKYDTFAVITKAGNRGWPYCMGDKQPYRDRNLPDPSQPLGWYDCDHPKNESPNNDGLVNLPPVTGNNIWYSPQGGAPDYPRDANGVPSYKQEEATYRLPWLKGGGQAAMNGPVYRYDATNASEKKWPAYWDGKWFVGDFYDADQPRNAVLMDPRTQGDGGLPVHSESLKKIVPTGNDGIKNLMDWKFGPDGALYVLDYGRGFFTSDSKSALWRITYTGGGPTPAADQLARRTE
- a CDS encoding OmpL47-type beta-barrel domain-containing protein; its protein translation is MLGLQTTSAAGQTAGRSEARAAEQVLTWTAGDDITKYASAPTTAQAGPATIVFENSAATGNTTGMPHTLTFVTNDPEYNSDVQLNILANPNDDMGGRHTAQVTLTPGRYFYHCTIPGHGQMQGVLVVTEGGGADTTPPETSAQVTGTRNAQGEYVGSATVAIGATDEGSGVDRIEYAIGDAGAWQPYTAPVVVDQVGGHKVRHRALDKAGNISAEKSVEFSVVAPPSDDTAPPETSATVSGERNADGAYIDMATVTVTASDTGSGVDAIEYAVASGAWQPYTGPVMVHQLGTHTVRYRATDKAGNVSAEKSVEFTVVAAPPQDTTPPVTGVTVEGTKNSDGAYVGSAKVTVSATDAGGSGVASVEYSLDGGPYLAYTAPVVVDRVGAHTIAYRASDKAGNTSEPRTVSLTVVAGGGVPAPDCPEYDDRLTVIVGTVDSGVPNRVTNNRCRINELIEDEKEWTSHTLFLKHVRTVLDGLLDEGVIDKREYNAIQRAARQSGIGTPGQTEGYRKIFDGTAESFAKWEQVGGGSFALNADGSITSGTGESGLGMLWFPQRKYGDFSLKLQWRDDAPGTGNANSGVFVRFPWVHDHPEEPRPEWVAIKYGHEVQVLDSPTGDMYKTGSIYGFDRVGLAGAGVTQKGTWNDYEIRVVDQHYSVYRNGVLINEFDNTGGQAFYPPRSDDPGTDGRRFASGYIGLQVHSTTDVISYRDIRVKEL